The Dehalobacter sp. genome includes the window GCGTGCAGCAATTGACGAGATACAGAAAAATGTATCCGCACAGATTAAAAGGGTAACCGTGCCCGGGATAAAGGACCTTCCGGTAGCAGCCAAAAAACTTATTGAGGAAGAAGGCTGCGATATCGTAATGGCTCTTGGTATGCCCGGTGGCAAGGAAAAAGACAAAATGTGCGCTCATGAAGCTTCTCAGGGCCTTATTATGGCCCAGCTTATGACCAATACCCATATTATTGAGGTCTTTGTCCACGAGGATGAAGGAAAAGACGAGAAAGAACTCGCTTTTCTCATGGACAGGCGGACCCGGGAACATGCCTTAAACGTAATAAAGCTGCTCTTCAAACCGGAAAAACTTGTTAAGGAAGCCGGTACCGGTCAGAGGCAGGGTTTTGAGGATGCAGGCCCTTTGAGAATGTGAAACGACTTTGTGACTTAATTAAAAACAAGACTGGAGACCTTATTCGATGACTATCAGCCTAGGATTCGTTGTAGCTGAATTTAACAGGGATCTTACCTATCAGATGGAGCTGCTTGGAAGAGAGCATGCAGAGTTCCTTGGGGCAAAAGTTAAAGAGACCATTCTCGTGCCCGGAGTCTTTGATATGCCTCTTGCAATCAAGAAGCTCTGCCAGAGGGAAGATATTGATGCAGTGGTTACTATAGGATCGGTAATCGAAGGCGAGACCGACCATGACCAGGTGGTTATGCAGCATGCTGCAAGAAAGATTATGGATCTTTCCCTTGAG containing:
- the ribC gene encoding riboflavin synthase — encoded protein: MPIIGIADTTFARYNMGRAAIDEIQKNVSAQIKRVTVPGIKDLPVAAKKLIEEEGCDIVMALGMPGGKEKDKMCAHEASQGLIMAQLMTNTHIIEVFVHEDEGKDEKELAFLMDRRTREHALNVIKLLFKPEKLVKEAGTGQRQGFEDAGPLRM
- the ribH gene encoding 6,7-dimethyl-8-ribityllumazine synthase; the protein is MTISLGFVVAEFNRDLTYQMELLGREHAEFLGAKVKETILVPGVFDMPLAIKKLCQREDIDAVVTIGSVIEGETDHDQVVMQHAARKIMDLSLEFNKPVTLGIPGPGMTRMAAHERVDYAKRAVEAAVKLVRRL